The Engystomops pustulosus chromosome 1, aEngPut4.maternal, whole genome shotgun sequence genome has a window encoding:
- the PDGFRA gene encoding platelet-derived growth factor receptor alpha, which translates to MAPATRTSLIVGCVLLIGPWLICGQIPLPVISPINETVIRLHDSFSLTCIGESELEWDYPNMKDDDDNVVTRSEENNSGSFVLVLEVKNASAYYTGSYTCYYRDLQTDDGEIKGAETYLYVPDPTMPFVPSGMFDHFILVTEDDIATIACRVTDPHLGVTLRNVDEGKIVNALYDSRQGFLGILPSGSYICETTVNGVSFKTEEFIIQTLQVNKNISVEMQATKTVFRSGETITITCIVLEKEVVDLEWNYPGQQRGVGIKKVDETKVPMVRLEYTLTIPNATVMDSGEYECVATSTIDDVTEVKRTNITVHDKGFISLTPNFGLLEFANLHEVKSFSVDVHAYPVPKIFWLKDNVTLNKSLTEITTSTLTTEEAWFITMLQLIRAKEEDSGLYTLVAQNDAETKTYSFELQIKVPALILQLADDHHGSTGQQAVECLAKGMPIPDVEWLVCKDIKKCNNDSSWSILVTNGTEISMETHQDNDNTVKSQVTFKKVEETVAIRCIAKNDLAAVARELKLVAPSLRSELTVAAAVLVLLVIVIISLIVLVIIWKQKPRYEIRWRVIESISPDGHEYIYVDPMQLPYDSRWEFQRDGLVLGRILGSGAFGKVVEGTAYGLSRSQPVMKVAVKMLKPTARSSEKQALMSELKIMTHLGAHLNIVNLLGACTKSGPIYIITEYCFYGDLVNYLHKNRDNFQSRHPEKPKKDLDIFGLNPVDESTRSYVILSFENNGDYMDMKQADTTQYVPMLEMNEASKYSDIQRSLYDRPASYKKKPISEVKNLLSDDGFEGLTLLDLLSFTYQVARGMEFLASKNCVHRDLAARNVLLAQGKIVKICDFGLARDIMHDSNYVSKGSTFLPVKWMAPESIFDNLYTTLSDVWSFGILLWEIFSLGGTPYPGMVVDSTFYNKIKSGYRMAKPDHATHEVYDIMVKCWNSEPEKRPSFYHLSEIVESLLPGEYKKCYEKVLHDFLKSDHPAVTRMRSDSDNSYIGVTYKNEHKMKDRESGFDEQRLSADSGYIIPLPDIDPVSEDESGKRNRHSSQTSDESAIETGSSSSTFVKREDETIEDIEMMDDIGIDSSDLVEDSFL; encoded by the exons ATGGCACCAGCCACAAGGACGTCCCTTATAGTGGGATGTGTCCTGCTTATCG GTCCGTGGCTTATCTGTGGTCAAATTCCCTTACCGGTAATCTCACCAATTAACGAAACGGTCATACGGTTACATGATTCCTTTTCCTTAACGTGCATTGGGGAAAGTGAACTGGAATGGGACTACCCAAACATGAAGGATGATGATGACAATGTTGTCACTCGCAGTGAAGAAAACAACAGTGGCTCATTTGTATTAGTCTTAGAAGTGAAGAACGCGTCTGCTTATTATACTGGAAGCTATACCTGTTACTACAGAGACCTGCAGACTGACGATGGCGAGATCAAGGGTGCAGAGACTTATCTATATGTCCCAG ATCCCACAATGCCCTTTGTCCCATCTGGTATGTTTGATCACTTCATACTAGTAACGGAAGATGACATTGCCACTATCGCATGCCGGGTCACTGATCCTCACCTTGGTGTGACTTTAAGGAACGTAGATGAAGGCAAGATAGTCAATGCTCTCTATGACAGCAGGCAAGGCTTTCTTGGGATTTTACCCTCAGGTTCCTACATCTGTGAAACAACAGTCAATGGGGTATCCTTCAAAACGGAAGAATTCATCATACAGACCTTGCAAG TAAATAAGAATATCAGTGTGGAGATGCAGGCAACAAAGACCGTGTTCAGATCAGGAGAAACCATAACCATTACTTGTATTGTTCTTGAAAAAGAGGTTGTTGATTTGGAATGGAATTATCCAGGACAGCAG AGAGGTGTTGGTATCAAGAAAGTTGATGAAACAAAGGTTCCCATGGTAAGACTGGAATACACACTTACCATACCAAACGCTACTGTCATGGATTCTGGAGAATATGAgtgtgtggccaccagcactatAGATGATGTTACTGAAGTCAAAAGAACCAACATTACAGTTCATG ATAAAGGATTTATAAGCCTGACTCCTAACTTTGGATTACTGGAATTTGCCAACCTTCATGAAGTGAAAAGCTTCTCAGTCGATGTTCACGCTTATCCGGTGCCAAAAATCTTCTGGCTAAAGGACAACGTAACGCTAAATAAGAGCCTGACTGAGATCACCACCAGCACACTCACTACAGAGGAAGCTTG GTTCATAACTATGTTACAACTCATCCGTGCCAAGGAAGAAGACAGTGGGCTTTACACCCTTGTAGCCCAGAATGACGCTGAAACCAAAACCTACTCGTTTGAACTGCAAATAAAAG TCCCGGCATTGATATTACAGTTGGCGGATGATCACCATGGATCCACGGGTCAGCAGGCCGTGGAGTGTCTGGCTAAAGGGATGCCGATTCCCGATGTAGAGTGGTTGGTCTGCAAAgatataaaaaa GTGCAATAATGATTCCTCCTGGTCCATTCTGGTAACCAATGGTACAGAGATCAGTATGGAGACTCATCAGGACAATGACAACACAGTGAAGAGCCAAGTGACCTTCAAGAAAGTGGAGGAGACCGTGGCCATCCGCTGCATAGCGAAGAATGATCTGGCTGCGGTTGCAAGGGAGCTGAAACTGGTTGCACCTT CTCTCCGTTCAGAACTCACTGTGGCAGCTGCGGTTCTAGTATTACTGGTGATAGTCATCATCTCTCTCATAGTCCTTGTCATCATATGGAAACAG AAACCAAGGTATGAAATAAGATGGCGGGTCATAGAGTCAATAAGCCCTGATGGCCATGAATATATCTATGTAGACCCCATGCAACTGCCCTATGATTCACGATGGGAATTTCAAAGAGATGGACTTGTTCTCG GCCGAATCCTTGGATCTGGTGCCTTTGGAAAAGTAGTGGAAGGCACGGCATACGGACTCAGTCGCTCACAGCCTGTGATGAAAGTAGCTGTAAAAATGCTGAAAC CCACTGCTAGATCCAGTGAGAAACAAGCTCTTATGTCAGAACTCAAGATCATGACACATCTTGGAGCTCATCTGAACATAGTGAATTTGTTGGGCGCGTGCACCAAGTCAG GACCTATTTATATTATTACTGAATACTGCTTTTATGGAGATTTGGTGAATTACCTGCACAAGAACCGGGATAATTTCCAAAGTCGACACCCAGAGAAACCGAAGAAAGATCTGGATATCTTTGGTCTGAACCCAGTTGATGAGAGCACAAGGAG CTATGtgattttatcttttgaaaacaATGGTGACTATATGGACATGAAGCAAGCTGACACCACCCAATATGTTCCTATGCTGGAGATGAATGAGGCATccaaatattctgacattcagagaTCCCTGTATGACCGCCCTGCATCTTACAAGAAGAAGCCTATCTCAG aagTGAAAAACCTCCTTTCAGATGATGGATTTGAAGGTCTGACTCTGTTGGATTTACTCAGTTTCACATACCAGGTTGCCCGTGGCATGGAGTTTTTAGCATCTAAGAAT TGTGTACATCGGGACTTGGCAGCTCGCAATGTCCTACTGGCACAAGGGAAAATTGTGAAGATCTGTGACTTTGGTCTAGCCAGAGACATCATGCACGACTCCAATTATGTATCAAAGGGCAGC ACTTTCCTCCCGGTGAAGTGGATGGCACCAGAAAGTATCTTTGATAATCTCTACACAACGCTGAGTGATGTCTGGTCATTCGGGATCCTGTTGTGGGAAATATTCTCTCTTG GTGGGACACCATACCCAGGAATGGTTGTTGACTCTACTTTCTATAATAAGATAAAAAGTGGCTACAGAATGGCAAAACCGGATCACGCTACCCATGAAGT ATATGACATTATGGTGAAGTGCTGGAACAGCGAGCCAGAGAAAAGACCGTCTTTCTACCATTTGAGTGAAATAGTCGAAAGCCTCCTTCCCGGGGAATACAAAAAG TGTTATGAAAAGGTTCTTCATGACTTCTTGAAAAGTGACCATCCTGCCGTTACTCGTATGAGAAGTGATAGCGACAATTCATACATCGGAGTGACCTACAAGAATGAGCATAAAATGAAGGACAGAGAAAGTGGCTTCGATGAGCAGAGACTTAGTGCGGACAGTGGCTACATCATTCCCCTGCCAGATATTGACCCAGTTTCAGAAGATGAGTCCGGCAAGAGAAATAGGCACAG ctCTCAAACATCAGATGAAAGTGCAATTGAAACAGGATCCAGCAGCTCCACATTTGTCAAGCGAGAGGATGAGACCATCGAAGACATTGAGATGATGGATGACATTGGTATAGATTCATCAGATCTGGTTGAAGACAGTTTCCTTTAA